The DNA window taataaacaaaaacaaaaacttacataacttacataataacttacataataacttacataataatgCATAccctacataaattaaataagttacataatacacaaTAAGGTTAAAAACATAGTGTAACTTACATAATAATACATACTCTACataataatacataacttacataagacataacttacataagtttcataatacacaacttacacaacttacacaacttacataacttacataacttacataatacataacttattcctaaatcctaaacccgtgcaatttattgtcaatgtcagacttcaagaattaagaaatggaccgttcttggatgaatttgtcaagagTTAGTGACGATTATCGAAATGGAGTGCAgagttttctaaattttgcatttcaatatgcaagccaggAGAACATGATtttttgcccgtgtaagaagtgtgtcaacataaactggcattatcgtgaggttgtatacgagcatctaattgttgatgggtttgttcggggttataaacaatggttatttcatggacaatgcccgcctagtacttcctcttcaacgaTGGATGTATCTTACTCTGGtcctgcttaccatcagtctgatagaggggatgacgtggaaggtatgttgcgggatgcatttaatatgcacaatcatggtgtccaGTCGTTCCCAGCGGACTTTGTGGcttctgatgattgtaatattgggagaaatgcttttaccgaaccgggaagtagtgtacctcatgaagagccgaatgaaGAAGCGGTGAAGTTCTAcacgctacttaatgacatgaacgaagaactgtatgagggatcaaaattttcaaaaatgtctttctctattcgtctttttcagttaaaatgtttgggagggtggacccgaaactcgttgacaatgctgttagagtttttaaaagaaatgtttccgtttgtaaaaatccctcagtcatgcaaagatatgaagaaaatgataaaagatttaggcattgggtacaacaaaatccatagttgcccaaatgactgtatgttgtattggggcgatcgaaatgaccaacagtgctgtcatgtatgcggccaatcCCGATGGATtagtagaaacacagaagatgggaaggACGATGAAAATGGTGCACAGTCGAGAAAGAAGCCAGTTAAGATTTTACGGTATTTTCccctgataccaaggcttcaaaggctattcatgtcgtccaagacagcggagtcaatgacgtggcaccatgatgaacgaaccgatgatggattactaaggcatcTGGCAGATTCTTtggcttggaaatcatttgacaataaatttccaggctttgcaagtgatcctaggagtgtgagacTTGGGCTAGCattgatggatttaatcctttcaagatcatgagcactgcgtacagtacttggccagtagtgcttgttccttataatctgcctccgtggatttgcatgaagcaatcttcctttatcttatctatgatatcgacatttatttacagccacttattgaagagttaaaacaattataggctggtgtcgagacatacgatgtggtgagaaaggagaactttaatttacgtgcggCTTTAATGtagaccattaatgactttcccgcttatgccaatttatccggttggagtaccaagggtcgttatgcgtgtccttgttgtgctgcacaaacatgttcgcaatggttgtataatgggaagaagttttcttacatggggcatcgtcggtggttaccaaaaaatcatagatttagatttcagagttctgtatttgacggcaCTGAAGAATTCAGAGAAGGTCCATCccagaccagtggctctgaaatcttgttcatgttggaagatatgaatttcatttatgggaagatgaaccaaccgccaaacatGCAGAGAaacagaagatcaaatgatgaagggGATGAAAGCTCCGacgaagaggacgatcctaatgaggcggacttgtggaaaaaaagaagtattttttttagttgccttattgggagcatcaccttttatgacacaatcttgatgttatgcacattgagaaaaatgtctgcgagaacattgtgggtacaattttgaacgtcgacggaaaatcaaaagacaatcttcagagtcgacttgatttagtccaaatgggaattcggcctgatcttcatcccaatctacttccgaatgggaaatatcggttgccgccttctattttctcaatgtccaagacggagaaacactacaccaaaacaggcttttagcggcgtttttagcggcgtttggacaaaaaatgccactaaaaatcaagcattagcggcgcttttgggaAAACGCTGCTAAAAATAAACATTAGCAGCGTTTTTTGAAAAGCACCGCAAAAAGCCTAAGCCAAACGACATCGTTTTCTGAGTTTTtggggcctttagcggcgtttttaaagaagcgccgctaatgctcgagcctttagcggcgtttttaaagaagcgccgctaatactaggggctttagcggcgtttttgggaaaagcgccgctaaaaacattttatcttaattggtttatttatattaattaaataaaattcaatttatttctaattgaatattttaaatcttcataaaaaaataatgacagatagaaataatttgaaataaagcacatggaaaaattaaaatactattatttaaaataattttaaagttttttgggtacatgattactgattgtttttaatttatatattaaaaattttcttatataattgtaaaagagatagtattaattttaaaatattgaattaattatcactatagtttagggtttttggtttaggctatatgatttatttaagatttaaggccagtttaggagttactattttaaggtttagggagtatgggtttagggattatggtttaagggttgagatttaaggtttagaggttagagggtttagggtttaggggtaaGAGGGTTAGCGGTTTAGAGGTTAAACGTTAGGGGTTAAGAAAgttagggatttaaggtttagggattcaAAGGTCGAGTTAGGATTTTGGgcgtttagattaattttttaaatttatattttaaatatgttcttatataattgtaaaagagataataataaatttgtttagggtttttggtttagggtatatgatttatttaagatttaaggtcaATTTAAgagttcatattttaaggtttagagagtatggatttagggattatggattagggattatgatttaagggttgagatttaaggtttaagggttagatggttaggggtttaggggttagacaTGTTATGGGTTAAAAGTTAGGGATTCAggggtcgggttagggttttgggtttagattaattattttttaatttatattttaaatatgttcttatatgattgtaaaagagataataataaatttgtttagggttttaagtttagggtatatgattaatttaagatttaaaacCGGTTTAGGAGCTCATATTTTAAGGATTAGGGAGTATGGAtctagggattatggattagggattatggtttaagggttgggatttaaacTTTAGCGGTtaaggggttaggggttagacgttaggggttaagagttagggatttaaggtttagggattcagGGGCCGAGTTAAGGTTttgagtttagattaattatttttttaatttatattttaaatatgttcttatataattgtaaaatagataataataaatcaaatatattgaaattatgaacatagtttaaattatttaagagatatataatagatagactttatatgtattgaatggttaatttagggtgtaaggttaaggtttacttgagatttgttaataGATATATAAtgatatggatatataggtacttatttaatttggataattctaacttaataattaattacaaccattttatcatttgttttcttattaaaatacataatatttattttgagagtacttgtttttttttttataaaaaaccaatttataaaaaacaaaataaaatttttttagcatagcaaaacggcgtcattttgttcaaaatgaaataatcttttgtggcgtttttatgaaaaacgccgcaatagataAGCAAGAGTGGCGTTTTTTTtagaaacgccgcaaaaaaatttaatttataaaaaaacaaaataaaaattttttagcatagtgaaacgacgtcattttgttcaaaatgaaataatatttttaccgCAATAAATAAGCAATAGCGGCTTTTTTTTAAAACGCGGCAAAATTAATTTCGTTTTACGCGGTTTTATCCCAAAATTCTCCCCAAAACCCCTAAATTTTCCCCCTAAAATTGGATTCTGTAAGTTTAGACGTTCACCCAGACACACACACACTCTCTCTCAGACGTTCAGTGCTCACTTTTTTTCTCTCGACGGTTCTCTCAACATCCCTAATCTTCAAAGCCTATCATATCCCTAATCCATTCCCCTTTTATCTTCTTACTAGCGTTTACCATCGAAAAACACTCTCGATCTATCTTCACTCACCATGCTCGAGCTTTCCTCCACACTCTCAAGCCACGTTCAGTTCTTGCTGCAGCCCTTGACTGAAGCCAACGCTGACTCTGTTTTTCGAGAACTCTGCCAGGTTATTCATAATAATTCACTTTGAtttgctttttgctttttctATTTAGGTTTTGGGTTattgacaaaataaaattttgctttATAACTTTTAGATACTATttggtaaaatttctaatttGTTAAATCATGTTATGCTCCTAAATTGATTATTGTTGTTAAATATGTTTATGTGTGCAGATTGTGGCATCTCTAATTCCCCATTTAGATCATAAGTTTACTCTCATAAGGAGTACTTCTTGTCGGACACTTTCTCAATTCAGCAAATACATTGTTCAGGTATGAATGAAAATTAGCCTCCCTTTAAATGTTGTGTGGTTGTCAATACctttttctaatttagtaatgaATGATTAATAACCCCTTTGACCGACAGTATAGTTTATGTGTTTGCATCATATACCAATCATTTGTTGTTCTTGGTACATACCGCCTATAAACTACTTTTTTCGGTTTCTTTGGCATTGGATTTTATGTTGAGAATTCTCATGTTTCATCCATTCAGGATAGTGGTAATAAAAAAGGCTATGAGCAATTTGACATGGTTCTTACGGCTTTCCTGCAAAGAATATCGGATACTAACAAGCTGGTACAAGGGGCTACTTGTTCTGCTCTTGCAATACTTGAAGAGGTTGTAAACTTGTTGTATGACCAGTTACTTTTGGGATTTAAATTCTTACAAGTTTCAACCTTTGCCTTATACATTTACAGGAGGCTGCCGAAAAGTTGGCACCAATCAAACTAGGTATTTGTTGTcttggtttttttatatatatgttctttTCTTTAGATAAAGAACTTGaggtttaattaaatttgacTAAGGACTTGGAGTTGAactaatttgatttttgttttttattttattttattttattggcaagaaagataaaatattttatttatcaaataactTGAGGTTTTGTGAGCATATTAGACAAGACAATAAGATACTTGTGGGATCAATTGGTCAAAGATATTGCAATGGTAGCTATCTTTTTAAGCCCATTTCTTTCAGAAAACTGTTTTGTCACTCTTTTCTGCAAGATccgaagaaagaaagaaattggaaATCTATAGtccaaaagtgtaaatatgcggtTTCTCTATAGGTATCTTTATTATGGCATCTGTAAAGTATGTCTTTCCTATGTTTGGCTAATGCTTCTTCTTCCATATGTAGGTTCGTTTACTTATACTACCAAATCTTGAAGCGTATTTGCAGCTTCTTGAACCTGAAATAAAAAGACACGAGGCCTGGTGTGTTTATGGGGCCCTGCTGGTAAGTTTAACATCAAATTTGGTACCAGTTTACGAgtatcatttcatttatttgttgTAGATCTAACAACACTGCCTAAACTTTCCACTAACAGCGTGCAGCTGGACTGTGCATGTATGGTCGGTTTAAAATGTTCCCCAGTTTGCTAGCACCCCCAACTCGTCCCGTATGCAAAAGCAACAACAAAGTTGCGACAAGTATGATTTCTTTGAACCATCATATTTACACTTAATCCACAAGTCTCTTCTCCCCCTTTACGATTTTCCTTTTTCTGATCAATCAAGATAAACGAAAAGCAAGCACGAACGCCTTGATGCAGCAGCAACCACCTGCCAAGAAAATAACAACTGAGAGTTCAATAGGTATGACAATTATGATGCATGGGCCTATGGTATAAATTCTGACATGTTATGATGGATAGGCCTTTGGTATAAATTCAATGATTGCCAGTGCTAGGATAATGTTTACTATAGAATATGTCTCTTACATGAAATTGCCAAGTGTCAAATATATGGCATAAACTAATGAACCAAAGAATCGGTGTTGCTGTGGTTGTTTTATTGTAGAAAAGGAGGTTGGAACAAAATAGTGAGGAGCATAATGGTGGGAATTAATGACAGAAATTGAAACAATAAACCAGTAGAGTATActattgaatttgaaaaataaaattgaccAAATATTAATTCTAACTGATAGAATTTAATGTTTTAGGTACACTTAAAATATTAATTCTAAGTGATAGAAAATGCTTGTCAAGCATTGGACAATGGGGACAAGAGTTGGAACCTTAACATGACCATTTTTCGGCAGGTAAGCAAGTAGATATTAACTGAaagattatatatttatttttccacTTTGAAATTATTACgatattaatttgattaaaagcattttgttaatttattatGTTCTATGCTTATAGTTTTGTTAATATTAATACATAAATGTAGAAACAATTTTGCAAGTacgtgttattaatttattatttgtgttattaatttattaatttattattttaaattctaaaactaaattcattgtgttttttttttgcttttagtttaattgattttattatatttattttttgtcctCGTGTACAGCTTTTGGTACTATATTCTTAGATGAGATCTTCATCATTTTTCCAAGTTCCAATTTCTTCTTTACTTATATTTGCGTTGATTCTTATTtttcccctctctctctctctctctctctctctctctctctctctctcaagtTGTTGGGTTAACTAAGCTCTCTGTTTATCAGATAAAGCATGTTTACATTTGTGAAGCAACATTGTCAAAGCGGTTGATTGAATTTGAGAATACTAACGCTGGAGCCTTAACGGTTTGTATCTCTTTACTTGTGCATGGTAATGCAGAACTACTTTGTTCCAAGAAATTGATAATGGAATAAGATTGAAAATTAGTAACCATGAAATGAAGAACCATAACTGATGTTTACAATAGTTTGGGACTTTTTTTCGCTTTTGATATTGATGTGACTTCCTATCTACATTTGGTACTAAGTAGAGCATGCTGGCATAATCTGTTCTATATGGATTGCAACATCTTATGGGAGAAAAGCTATGTTGTTGTCGTAATTGTATCACGTGTCATtgctattattttttttgtatggTAGAATTTGATTAGTGAATCTTTACTACTATTACTCTTATTGATTATGTCCACTCTAAGGAGTatctaaataattttatgaaaaatttgatgccaattttttatcattacaaCAAGTGTTATGTTGAATTTGTTGTATTCAGCATGTAGTTAACTTTTCCTCTGTtgcatttattttcttaatattgaTTTCATTTCTTGAAAATACCTCCATTGTTTTAAACTTATGACCAGATGGAGGAGTTTACGGAAAAGGAGAGGGAGCTTCGAACCAGTTCACTAACTAGAAACAACCAAATATTGGGTCAAAAGAAACCAGCTTAGATGAAGTGCTATGTAGGCACAAGGAGAGAAAACCTTTTGCCTATGGACTTTGTaatgaatgttatgaagaggtgAGCACCCATGTACCTACTAGGCTTTCCAATCGATAGAGGATCAGATCCACCTGCATTCCAGCTTGCTGAGAAAGAGAGACTGGCAAAATTATCTATTGAGGAAAATGCTATAGTATGTTCTGTAATCATACTTTCTAAAGGTTTAAGGACAGTAATAGGTTGAAAATCCTAATTGTAATCACTTGATATATTTTACTTTGCGAGAGTCATGTGGGCACTCAAGTTATTCTCTCACAATATACTTCTCTCCCTTCCTAATGTGCTAACTGATCTCTTaaatgtgttattaatttattattttaaattctaaaactaaattcattaatttttatatttagttttaaagttaaaattttcatagaaaatttaatttaaataatatttttttatttattcttaaaagtatatttaaagttcaaattttaaaaataaaacataatataatatttatcataaaaataaatattttttgattaaaataattttttaaatgttatgtttttagtggcgtttctacgagaagcgtcgctaaaggtctcgagctatagcggcgtttgtgggaaaagcgtcgctaaaggcctCGAGCTAtagcggcatttgtgggaaaATCTCCGCTAAAGGCCTTgagctatagcggcgtttttggggaaaacgccgctaaaggtcttgatctatagcggcgtttgtgcaAAAAGCACTGCTAAAGctcttgatctatagcggcgtttttgggagaagcgccgctaaaggtcttgatctCTAGCGGCGTTTGTGCAAAAAGCGCCGTTAAAGCTCTTGATTTATAGCGatgtttgtgggaaaagcgccactaaaggtcatgatctatagcggcgtttattCCTAAAAACGCTGCAAATGTTTGCGGCGTCTACAAcagcggcgttttttgcggcacttttaaaaacgccgcaaatacttttagcggcgctttttaatgcataaaaaaacgccgctaaaaacctgttttggtgtagtgaaagaACTGTTTtgtatggtgttgaaggatataaaggttccagatgcgtatgcatcaaatatatatcgatgtgttagtgttaaagatcgaagattatattcggtaaaatcacatgactatcacatcttgatgcaagatttaatgacagttgctctacgatgttgtatgtccaagaaggtgacgtcttgtatcattgaactatccaacataatgaaagtcatttgtggcaaagttttggatgttcaagaacttcagaaggtacaggatcgagccgctttgactttatgcaacatggagaaaatcttcccaccttccttcttcaccattatggttcacttgataattcatctcccgcacgaagcaattcttggcggagccgttttctatcgatggatgtatcccatagaaaggtgttaaagaagtatttttaaaattttccttcattcacctctatgcctttagttacaacttttgataatgttgtatattgtgtttaggttcctatccaaattaaagtcttactgccgcaacaagcgatatccagaaggatcgattgctgaaggctacttggcagaggaatgtatgaccttctgctcaagatatttggaagatgtcgaaacaaggttgaacagaccaaataggaatgctggactcacagactataacttagccgatacttatttgttccaaagttttggagaaccaatcggcaaagttgaaattgcagaattagatcatttatcgtgggtacaagcacatcgatatgttctgtttcaccacgaattattggaacctttacggaagtaaattctacaaattttataaatatttatcaaactaaatattgtttatcttctaacaaagatcacattttttttaacatagtgagtacaaacaaatattgagatctcgttcgcgctcccgaagaacacaacatcgagatatcaataagttgtttacagaatctttttatgaatggttaagccaaacggtatgcagttggagcttccgcttacaaattataatgctttctcataacatttttaattactcagtttactttccattcaataggtttggagtgggaagagcgtaaacgacgaagttaaatggctctcccaaggtccaaatcgagtggttaaaagatatagtgcgttcctcatcaacggattcatatttcatacaaaatatcacgagaggttgaggagaacgcaaaattgtggaatagttgttaattctgcaattacaagttatgctagtgctagggacaataatcctgtcgagggaaatgtggaatatttcagacatcttactgacataattgagttagattactacggcaaatggaaagttgtcttatttcgaggtgaatgggccgatgttaatataggtcgtggaatcaagcaagatcaatttggttttacaatggtgaactctgaccgattgattcacacaggacaacaactgatagatgagccgtatgtattcttaagtcaagtcaaacaagttttttactcaaaagatccaactgatgaaggttggtacgttgtactccgtaacatccctagagacttgtttgacatgggcagtggaagtagagataacatcgacgacagatcagaaactttgccatttccagaacaaaacttaaacgataatatccctagtactagtgcacaatttcaatgggttcgtcaggatacggatgaagatatttacgaataatgatgtagtaagattttacgattgtttaattatatgtaatatcataatttaaatcttggtcttattatatatttcaactattttatatgtgttgttattgttgtaattagttattaagtttacttacattttatgtgtattgcagataaaatgcctagaagaaaaattgtaagggaaagcattgttcaaaatgatccaaactagacagaaacaaatagtactgaacaacagatggcaattggatcttcgaatgttccgattacactTGAGGATCCTACGGAAGTTCAAAGTAATCctacataaatttaatttatatgcgtgttgacttataattgatttatttttcaaattcttatattataatataccatttgtagctgaaaatggtgggacgcgcagagttcgaggacatacgctactt is part of the Gossypium hirsutum isolate 1008001.06 chromosome D11, Gossypium_hirsutum_v2.1, whole genome shotgun sequence genome and encodes:
- the LOC107926743 gene encoding transportin-1; the protein is MLELSSTLSSHVQFLLQPLTEANADSVFRELCQIVASLIPHLDHKFTLIRSTSCRTLSQFSKYIVQDSGNKKGYEQFDMVLTAFLQRISDTNKLVQGATCSALAILEEEAAEKLAPIKLGSFTYTTKS